The nucleotide window GGTGCGTGGCTGAATAGAAGAGGGTTGACAATGTTATGGTTTTTGACGTACTATTTGGAGGTGTCCTGCGAAGTTTACTAGTGACGTGTTTGTGCAGTGGGCGAGTTCCATCTTGAGTAGTTTGTTGCGGATTTTTGGGTCTGCTTCGAGTTTTTGTAGGATTTGCTGGTCGACTTGGTGCATGAAGACTGGTGCGCCGATGATTTCGATGACGGTTAGTCCTGCTATTGTGAAGTATTCTGTTAGTTCTTGATAAGTGAGGTTGTGTTGTGGGAAGTCGCAGTCGTATGATATGTTTGTTTTGAGCAGTTGTTCTGCTTCGTTTATTTTGCCTGCTTGGATTAGTTCGGGTACGCGTCTGAATTTGGTGTCCAAGCTTGCGATTACGTAGGCGCCTTTTTTGGCAACTCTGGCTAGTTCTTTTATGGCTTGGGCTGGTTTCATGCAGAGCGAAACTGCGTCATATTGAGAGAAGACATAATCAAAGTGGGCAGTTTGGAATTCTTTCATGTTGGTGATGTCAGACTTTACGAATGTGGCGTTGTGGTTTGTTTTGAGTTTGGCGAAGCGTTTTGCTGCTTCGTCTAGCATTCCTTGTGAGATGTCGGCTATTACGATGTTTTTGTAGCCTAGTTCTACTAGCTTTTGTGCCCAGTAGCCGTCTCCGCCGCCTGCGTCTAGTATCGTGATGGATTTGCGTTTTGGCAAATATTTGGTTAGGAAGTGCCATGTGATGTCGTCGGCGAAGCTCATGGCAGCCCGTGCAGTGTCATATCTCGTTGGCGCAAAGGCATTAGAAGAATAACCCTTCGCATACTTGTCGAAGATCTCTTCAACACTAGTCTTCGGCATATCGGTCACATCGGGAAAATATGTTTGGTTGGCTCTTAAGTGATGTGAACACTGTTGAGGAGCCTTAAGTGATGTGCGCAAGAGAATAGGCAAAGAAATGAAGTCAAATACTATCCCAACGAAATCAACAAAGAATGTTCCCTAGTTAAAGAAATGCACGTTTTAGAGGGCTCAAGGCAAGACTACTATCGCTCGCAGGCTTCCATTACCGCAGCTACAAAGTAGCAGGCATCTGCAAGATCTTCTCTCTTAAACGCGGCGAAGAACTCTGCGGAGTAGTTGTCTATTCTTATCTGCCTGCAGCATGCTTTGGACGAAGAATGGTCCTGCCAAGAATGAGCATGCGAGAGCTGAATGAGAAACTCAGCATTATCAGCCGAGTAGTAGTTCATCCTAGGTATAGGACAATCGGACTAGTCACAAACTCGCCCGAGAGACCCTAGCGCATGCTGGCACACCATACGTGGAAACAGTAGCCGTCATGGCCAAGTACAATCCCTTCTTCGAGAGAGCAGGCATGCGCAAAATAGCTGAAAGCAAACCGGTCAGAGAGACTCTAAGAATCATAGAAGTGCTCAATAAACTAAGTTTCAACGCCACCTATTTATGCAGCCCAAAATACGTGCTGAGGAAACTCGCCAATCTGAACACCCAAGAGCTAAGCATGCTCAAGACAACCTTCTTGGAAAACAAGCATCCACGCTTCATGAAGGAATTCAGCTTCCACGATTCTTGCGGCAGAAGCAAGTTCTACAGAAGGGCGGTTGAAAACGCAGACCTTGAAAAACTCTCTAAACTGACTGGCATCTGCGGTATGCTACTTCAGAAAAAAGTCTATCTCTTCTGGTGTTCCGAATAGAGTTTCGCGCGCGCTAAAATTCTCATTTAGAGCGTACGCGCACACCTTGCACAGTTAAATAGGGTTATCCACAAATTTCTTGCAGATGTCGCAATACCAGCGGTCAAACGTTTCTCCCCGTTTGCCCTGCACAGGCCTCTTCTTTTTCCCCGGGTGCTTCAGGTTCTCGCACACTTGCGGAGGCAGATTAGAGAGCTTTCCAGCACGTTCCTCAAAAGCCTCTATTGCTGATTTGGTCTTTTGAACAAGCTCGTCTAACTCCTTTAGCTGTGCCTCGGAGGCTTGAATTCTTTCTATGTACTCGCTTGTTTCTTTGATTAAGGCTAAACCCTCCCATGTCTTTATTTGAGTTCTAATTCGCTCTCTCTTTTCATCGAGAGCGTCTTTGTCACTTTTGAGTTCGCTATATCCGGGAATTCTTGTTTGCAGATTACCTAAAAGTCGCTTTTCAATATCGTCCAAGCCCAGTTGAAGTTTTTCTGTCCTCTCCTTGTCACCTTTTGATTGTATAATCAGGTTCTTGGCTTTTTGAGTAAGCTCTATATCACGCAATATTTCTTTATTCTCAAGTTCACTGATGGTTTTGGAAACTTTCGAAACTAGAGCGTTGTTTTCATTCAAAGGTAACTCCCCAGTTTCTCCGCAATCCTACCGACGTTAGTAGATTGTTTTCTCTATATATGCGTGTTACTAGCACACAGCTTGATCAGAGAATCTTCCCGTTACCTTAAAGAAACGGGGGTGCAAACTGCTTTAGGATGCGACTAATCATCATGGGTTGTGGCGAGTAGCTGCGCCACCAGAAGTGGTCACTGCCGAAGAGCCGATTGCTTTAATATTTCTTGGGTAATCTACAGTTGTGGTTTGTGTTTTGGGCACTCTCGGAACGAATGATTTTGAGGAACGCCGTCATTTCGCATATACCGAATATTGCAGGTTCAAAGACGATTTCTTTGATTTTCTTGGATACGTACCTTTGGTCAAGAAGAACCTCACTGTGTTCTCACCCAAACTGTCATCGTTGATTACTGATGTTTGTGAGCAAATCCTCGATTGTCTTGAGACCTGGGTAGCTGCTCCTCGGGAAACTGTCAAACATCTTGGTATGTCTACAACTCTCTTAAACATGACAAATACAAAGCCAAAGAAAGCGCAAACTTGAGAGCGGCACTCCATTGCCTAGCTGCCCTATATAGACTAGTGACCTATAATCACAAACCAGATTCGAGTCCATTGTTGTTCTCGATGACCAAGGTGTCTAGGTTTTCAGCGACAGGATAGCACGGTCGAGCACATCATTTGAACTCTAGGCGTGTCGCGGAAACGCGCACGCTATATTTACCAGACCGCCTTCCGCTTCTTTGTTGTTGATTACTTTCGTTCTTGTCTCCCTGCTTTCTCCCCTCTTTTGCGGAACCAACGTTAAATGCGGTGAAGCCTAAGGGCTTGCTTTTGCTGTCTTAGGAGCTGTGTTTGTTGGGCGAGTTTGCTATTGGCTAGTTATGCGCTGGCGAATGTGCTAAGGAAATCAACGGCATATGCTACACGTGCCAGAAATGTGGGGTGCATTACTGCTTCACCTGCGCTTACTACACGAGTTGGAAATGCCCCAAATGCGGAGAAAGACTAACATGAACCCATACCCCGAACACCACATCGTAAGAATCAGGCGCAAAGTGACGAGATCCCGCTACCTCAACAAGGCCGTTTACAAGTGCAGTCGCTACGAACTAACCATACCCGCCAAATACAAAGATTTGGTTGAAGCCTTCATGAACAAAGACCTACAAGTCGAAGCAAAACAAGAAGATAACACGTTGATCATAAGGGCTAAGCCTGCAGAAAGATTTGGAGAAAACTTGTAGGTTCTCAACGAGTGGTTGTGTTCGTGGTTTACAGAACATCTATGGATGGCAGGTGGCACTGCAGTTGGTGCTACTTCACGCATGAAGACTACAGGGTTGTTATTGACCATGAGAACAACGAACACGGAGGAAAAAAGGTTCTCAAATGAGCGCGCAAACAACCTAATCATAGAAGCAAAACCAACAGAATGAAGGGCGAAACGATTAACGCGTGTGCATGGATAGTGGATGGCGCGCGCTTCACAGGCTGCATGTCTTTTAAATCTTAGAAGACTACAGTTGAGTTTGTGGTGTAGTGCGATGAAAGCAATATTTGTTGGAATTTTCGTTTTGTTGAGTTTGGTTCTCACTGTGCCTAGGGTTAATGCGCAACCGTATTTCGCAGTTTATCCTACTGAAGGCAATGTTAATACAGATATATTTCTACAAATAAGAGGGTTACCTGGTACTGGTTTCTACGAGGTTTACTATCTCTATATTTTCTGGGATGATATTTTGCTTGGAACATTCCCTGACAATTCTCAAACTTACAATCATTACTTTGACACTCATTTTTCCCCACCGAACAGCGGAAGTTATTCTGCACTAGGAAACCATACCGTCTACTTCGAAGTTTGGAATGCTGGTAGAGGCACGATGTTTATCAATGCAACATTTGACTTCACAATTACAGAGTATCTTCCTTGCCCTGAATATCTTGCTATGAATGCTACGTACTATGAGCTACTTGGCAACTACACCAATCTTTTAGCCAACTACAATTCGCTGTTTGTCAATTATACTGCCTTACTAGCTGATTACAATTCATTATCGACAAACTACAATAATCTCTTCAAAAGCTATGATTCCTTGGCAAAACACTATAGTTCTCTCAATTCTACTTATGATGAGCTGACAGACAACTATGGCGGTTTACAAGCAAGCTACGATTCTCTGAAAACAAACTTTGATAGATTGGAGTCAGACTATAATTCGCTGAAATCAAACAACAGCAACCTGACAACAAGTTATGATGCTCTAGTCGGTGAACTGGTTTCCACTAGGAACTTGAGCTACATATTCATTACAACAACGTTGATATTCGTAGCTACAACTGTCTTCTTTGCGGCTAGATAACCCGGGGCGAAAGCCGCCTAGAATCGAACACACCTTTCTTTCTGTTCACAATATGAATACCCAGCGCCAACAGAAAAAGACAAGCGATGAAATAAGCCCGAGTCTGCAAGAACCTTTAGGGCTCACGCTGGATGTAAAGAGAACGTAAGTGAGAAAGCCGTTACGTTTAGGGGACACTTGGTGTTGGTGTCTGGAGTTGAAGGTCTGCTCCACATTCTAGGCAGTATTTTGAATCAGAGGGAACTCGTTTCTTACACTGTGGACAAATGGCCAGAACCATTGGCGTATGCGGATGTCTTTCACCTACGCCTTTGATTATTTCATCTCTGTCTATTTCCAACCCTGTTTTCCTGACACTGAAAACAGTTTCATTGACTACGATAGCAACGACACCGCCAAAAAACAGAAATATGTACAACAACATGTTAGTTGGGCTTTCACCTTGGGTGAAAGCTGCAGGCGCGAACAACAATAGCGAAATTTTGGCTGCCCCTGCAATAGCCATTACAGTTCCTATGCCCCAAACGAGCATTCTACGGTAACTGCTAATATGCCCCATTTATTGCACCTGAATTTCCTCAATGGATCTGATCTTCTATTATTGGTTATGAATCTGAAATATGGATCCGCGCACTATCCGGAAAGGAAGCTAAACCGCCGAAAGGCCCCCCCCGTGAAAACGTTTAGGTCGCCCTAAAAACCCTCGCAAAAACACCTGCCTTAAGCGACCTTCAGCCCCCGTTTTATTCATGAAAATGCAGATTCCGTTTAAATAGATGCCTCAGCAAAATTTCGCGACTAGCACGTTTAGGAGTCCCTTAAACGTTATCGCCGAGGTTTAGAAGTACAGGAACGTGTTGATTAACGTGATAAACTGCTTCTGGGGAATTAGAGGGTTTTTACCGGCTTTTAGGCGAGGCTGCATGTGCCCAAGAGCAAACCCTCAGCCATCAAGCTACAAGTGTTCAAGGGACGTGAAGCCAAACTCAACAAAGCCATATTCCACACACCCGTCCTCCAAGACCCACAAGCAACCTACGACATATGCAAAGAGCGCGCACTAGCAAGGAAGTGAGTTTCTTGGCGCCTGAAGAAGCCAACACAGGCGGGCATCCACACATGGACAAGTCTAAAGATCTTTCAGAAGGCTCAAGAGCTTACCCTTCTTGCTGAAGTCTTTCATCTCTTCCGCTTCTAATATGGCACGTTGCACCCAGCTTCTCAGTTCATAAGAATAATCCGTTTTCGTCGGCTGTCTTCGGTCCACTCTGTTGCTCCACGATTGGGCCGCGGTGC belongs to Candidatus Bathyarchaeia archaeon and includes:
- a CDS encoding methyltransferase domain-containing protein is translated as MPKTSVEEIFDKYAKGYSSNAFAPTRYDTARAAMSFADDITWHFLTKYLPKRKSITILDAGGGDGYWAQKLVELGYKNIVIADISQGMLDEAAKRFAKLKTNHNATFVKSDITNMKEFQTAHFDYVFSQYDAVSLCMKPAQAIKELARVAKKGAYVIASLDTKFRRVPELIQAGKINEAEQLLKTNISYDCDFPQHNLTYQELTEYFTIAGLTVIEIIGAPVFMHQVDQQILQKLEADPKIRNKLLKMELAHCTNTSLVNFAGHLQIVRQKP
- a CDS encoding zinc ribbon domain-containing protein, which produces MGHISSYRRMLVWGIGTVMAIAGAAKISLLLFAPAAFTQGESPTNMLLYIFLFFGGVVAIVVNETVFSVRKTGLEIDRDEIIKGVGERHPHTPMVLAICPQCKKRVPSDSKYCLECGADLQLQTPTPSVP